From the Anas acuta unplaced genomic scaffold, bAnaAcu1.1 SCAFFOLD_413, whole genome shotgun sequence genome, one window contains:
- the LOC137849066 gene encoding zinc finger protein 665-like yields MRGAPGWSRCCGSWFGSRARGGRGRGRKRAPRPPRDGGGTEEAAPRSPSPPAEPPGRPQRRGGGAKKNSATATPCTQCVHGATTTTKKSRRCHGGATTVVTVVVPEKPHRCAECGKGFSRGSNLAQHRRIHSGERPHRCGDCGKGFIQKSDLERHRRVHTGERPYPCGDCGKRFSVSSHLDRHRRTHAGVAGRSGVQPRGRSAEPGGGEIGVLAPAGAPFRCGECGKGFGQRAALGKHRKTHGAEKPHRCGDCGKSFSRGSNLTQHRRIHTGERPFACGDCGKGFIQKSDLERHHRVHTGERPYPCGECGKSFSVSSHLERHRKIHAAERAAERCPKHSEGFLGAQQRRGRISKCRERGWCFGHGAALLKHQRAHAGGRPPPRCPDCGEEEEEEEEEEEGRGIGSVAVAPEKPYKCGECGKGFGQRSALVKHRRIHTGEKPYECPDCGKGFIQKSDLTIHRRMHTGEKPYKCPECSKCFSVSSNLLTHRRTHLGEKPYGCPECGKSFIQRSELTIHRRVHTGEKPYKCPECAKCFSRSSHLNRHQRTHAGDKGKANAAANGNASVNVNVMANVITNAKINANAMANANAYVNGNVNANVNAMANVNSSVNSVTNVNAITNPNVNPNANAMTDVNAMANGITNAKINANVNANAMANINAKSNINSNPNVNSMANANVNGSVNAMANVITNAKINANVNVNTMANVNSNSNVNSNAMANANVNVNTKSNVNSNVNAITNTMTNVNGSVNAMANANVNTMANVITNAKINANVNSNANVITNANAMANVISNAIANANATPAPPLPPGAFPAPPAAPLPRRPRRPAPAPPGAALGPPVPNPRLPPPRLPPGRVPPRGTPGLLPHQLN; encoded by the coding sequence GAGGCACCGAGGAGGCGGCACCGCGGTCCCCGTCCCCACCGGCGGAGCCCCCCGGCAGACCCcagcggcgcggcggcggcgccaaAAAAAATTCGGCGACCGCGACCCCGTGCACCCAATGCGTCCAcggtgccaccaccaccaccaaaaaatcCCGGCGGTGCCACGGCGGTGCCACCACCGTTGTCACTGTCGTTGTCCCCGAAAAGCCACACCGGTGCGCCGAGTGCGGCAAGGGCTTCAGCCGCGGCTCCAACCTGGCCCAGCACCGGCGGATCCACAGCGGGGAGCGGCCGCACCGGTGCGGGGATTGCGGTAAGGGATTTATCCAAAAATCCGACCTCGAGCGGCACCGGCGCGTCCACACCGGCGAGCGGCCGTACCCGTGCGGCGACTGCGGCAAAAGGTTCAGCGTCAGCTCCCACCTGGACCGGCACCGCCGAACCCACGCCGGCGTCGCCGGGAGGTCGGGGGTCCAACCCCGCGGGCGTTCggcggagccgggggggggggaaattggGGTTTTGGCACCCGCCGGCGCCCCGTTTCGGTGCGGGGAGTGCGGGAAGGGCTTCGGGCAGCGGGCGGCGCTCGGCAAGCACCGCAAGACGCACGGCGCCGAAAAGCCGCACCGGTGCGGGGATTGCGGCAAGAGCTTCAGCCGCGGGTCCAACCTCACCCAGCACCGCCGAATTCACACCGGGGAGCGCCCCTTCGCCTGCGGGGATTGCGGTAAGGGGTTCATCCAAAAATCCGACCTGGAGCGCCACCACCGCGTCCACACCGGCGAGCGGCCGTACCCGTGCGGCGAGTGCGGCAAAAGCTTCAGCGTCAGCTCCCACCTGGAGCGGCACCGCAAAATCCACGCCGCCGAACGCGCCGCCGAACGCTGCCCGAAACATTCGGAAGGGTTTTTGGGCGCCCAGCAGCGCCGCGGGAGGATCTCCAAGTGCCGGGAGCGCGGGTGGTGTTTCGGGCACGGCGCGGCGTTGCTCAAACACCAGCGGGCGCACGCCGGGGGGCGCCCCCCGCCGCGGTGCCCCGATTgcggtgaggaggaggaggaggaggaggaggaggaggaaggacgGGGGATTGGGAGCGTGGCGGTGGCACCCGAAAAACCCTACAAGTGTGGCGAGTGCGGGAAGGGCTTCGGGCAACGCTCGGCGTTGGTCAAGCACCGGCGCATCCACACCGGGGAGAAGCCCTACGAGTGCCCCGATTGCGGCAAGGGCTTCATCCAAAAATCCGACCTGACCATCCACCGGCGCATGCACACCGGGGAGAAGCCCTACAAGTGCCCCGAGTGCTCCAAGTGCTTCAGCGTCTCCTCCAACCTCCTGACCCACCGGCGGACCCACCTCGGCGAGAAGCCCTACGGCTGCCCCGAGTGCGGCAAGAGCTTCATCCAGCGCTCCGAGCTCACCATCCACCGGCGCGTGCACACCGGCGAGAAGCCCTACAAGTGCCCCGAGTGCGCCAAGTGCTTCAGCCGCAGCTCCCACCTCAACCGGCACCAGCGCACCCACGCCGGGGACAAGGGCAAGGCCAACGCCGCGGCCAACGGCAACGCCAGCGTCAACGTCAACGTCATGGCCAACGTCATCACCAACGCCAAAATCAACGCCAACGCCATGGCCAACGCCAACGCCTACGTCAACGGTAACGTCAACGCCAACGTCAACGCCATGGCCAATGTCAACAGTAGCGTCAACAGCGTCACCAACGTCAATGCCATCACCAACCCCAACGTCAACCCCAACGCCAACGCCATGACTGACGTCAACGCCATGGCCAACGGCATCACCAACGCCAAAATTAACGCCAATGTCAACGCCAACGCCATGGCCAACATCAACGCCAAATCCAACATCAACTCCAACCCCAACGTCAACTCCATGGCCAACGCCAACGTCAACGGTAGCGTCAATGCCATGGCCAACGTCATCACCAACGCCAAAATCAACGCCAACGTCAACGTCAACACCATGGCCAACGTCAACTCCAACTCCAACGTCAACTCCAATGCCATGGCCAACGCCAACGTCAACGTCAACACCAAATCCAACGTCAACTCCAACGTCAACGCCATCACCAACACCATGACCAACGTCAACGGTAGCGTCAACGCCATGGCCAACGCCAACGTCAACACCATGGCCAACGTCATCACCAACGCCAAAATCAACGCCAACGTCAACTCCAACGCCAATGTCATCACCAACGCCAACGCGATGGCCAACGTCATCTCCAACGCCATCGCCAACGCCAACGCcaccccggccccgccgctgccccctGGCGCcttccccgccccccccgctgccccccttccccgccgcccccgccgccctgcccctgccccccctGGAGCTGCCCTGGGCCCTCCCGTTCCCAACCCgcgccttccccccccccgccttccCCCCGGCCGCGTCCCCCCCCGGGGCACCCCCGGCCTCCTCCCTCATCAATTGAATTGA
- the LOC137849067 gene encoding uncharacterized protein, which yields MEVRMMMVGANCDEDDDGEAQGDEDDDGGDDDDDEGDEDEGDEDADMAVRMMMMMTVRMMMMVGAIDDEEDDGEAHGDEDDDGEDDDDDDGEDDDGAGGANPRPPCA from the exons ATGGAGGTGAGGATGATGATGGTTGGGGCCAATTGTGATGAAGATGACGATGGTGAGGCTCAGGGCGATGAGGATGATGATGGAggggatgatgatgatgatgaagggGATGAAGATGAAGGGGATGAAGATGCTGATATGGCGGTGaggatgatgatg atgatgacggtgaggatgatgatgatggtagGGGCCATCGATGATGAAGAGGATGATGGTGAGGCTCATGGcgatgaagatgatgatggagaggatgatgatgatgatgatggtgaggATGACGATGGGGCCGGAGGGGCCAATCCCAGACCCCCTTGTGCCTGA